CGAGTTCCGAGCAGCCTGACAGGAGAGGGGTCAGCCAATCGATATGCGAGGTGGTGGCAATGTCTGACTCAAGAAGTAAAGCCGTTCGTAAACGGGCGTTAGGTGTTTTCCAGCTTTTTGCCGGCCTGGTTCTCCTGGCCGGGGCCGCGCAGGCCGGCTCGGACTGGCCCCGGGTTGTGTATTCGGAAGATGGCACTCCGATTTCCTATGAAGTGCACGGTTCTGGTGAGCCCACGCTGGTGTTCGTGCATGGCTGGAGTTGTGATCTCCGTTACTGGCGGGCGCAGGTTCGCCATTTTTCCAGGAATCACAAGGTGGTGACGGTCGATCTGGCCGGTCATGGTCATTCGGGCTTGCAGCGCGAGTCCTATTCCATGTCCGCCTTCGGCGAAGATGTGCGGGCAGTCATCGAGGCCGTCGGCAGTGACGATGTCGTGTTAATCGGGCACTCCATGGGCGGGCCAGTGGTGGCAGAAACGGCCCAGCTGTTGCCGGATCGGGTCAGGGGATTGATCGGCGTTGACACCTTCCAGAACCTTGAGGAGGAGGTCACGCAGGAAGGAATGGATGAATGGCTTGCACCGTTCAAGAGCGATTTCCGCGAACGCGCCAGTCAGTTTGTCGCCAGTATGTTCGTGCCTGAAACCGATGAGAGCCTTCGCGATTGGGTGATTGCCGACATGTCTGCAGCGCCCCCGGACGTGGCGATGAGCGCCATGGAGCACTTGTTGAAGGACACGATGACTGGAGAGGCGAGGCAGGTATTTGATGGCCTCGAGATCCCGGTCGTGACCATCAACGCGGACCTGTGGCCGACCAATGTCGAGGCCAATCGGCGGCATATGCACTCCTTCGATGCCGTCCTGATGCAAGGCACCGACCATTTCCTGCACATGGCCCGGCCCGAGGCCTTCAATACCCAACTGGCCGAAGTGATTGCTCAATTGACCAACAGCGACAGCCCTCGAAACGACTGACGCTGCCGATTTGATCGTTTAGTTCGGGGTTAGCGCTTCGGCCAGGTAATCGATCATCAAGCGCAGCTTCGGGGTTACGTGGCGGCGTGAGGGGTAAAGAGCGTGGATGCCCAGTTCACCGGCGTGGTAGTCGGGCAGTAGTTCGACCAGGAGGCCGGCTTCGAGATCGGCGCCCACCAGGAAACTCGGTTGCAGGATGATGCAGCGATGTTGCAGGGCGCCTGTTCGGCAGGTGTCGCCGTTGTTGGAGTGCAGTACCGGGCGCAGGCGTACGCTGACCTCGCCTTCCGGACCCGTGAAGCGCCACTCGTCGCCGAGGGCAAAGTAGCTGTAAGACCACACGGCGTGATCGGCCAGTTCGCGCGGGTGTTGGGGTGTTCCATTGTTCGCCAGGTATTCGGGCGAGGTGCACAGAACCATGCGTGTGGTCGACAGCTCTCTTGCGATCAGCGTCGAATCGGGGAGCCGGCCGATGCGGATGGCCAGGTCGTAGCCTTCCTCGACCAGGTCGACGCTGCGGTCCGACAGCGTGATGTCGAGCTTCAGTCGCGGGTGTCGTTCGAGAAAATCACCCCAGAGGCCGGCCAGGTGCTGCACCCCGAAACTGACCGGCGCGTTGATGCGCAGACGGCCGATGGCCTCGGCGCTGCGCTCGGTGATCTCGGCCTCGGCATCCGACAGTTCCTCGAGAAGCTGGCGGGCGCGTTCGAGAAAGACTTCCCCATCCTCGGTCAGCGACAGCCTTCGCGTGGTGCGGTTGAGCAGGCGCACGCCCAGGCGCGACTCCAGCGCGGCCAGCTGGCGGGAAACGGCCGCCGACGACAGGTTCAGGGCCTCGGCTGCACCGACGAAGCTGCCGGCATCGACCACGGCGCTGAACACCTGCATTTCCTGGAAACGATCCATTATTGCATTTTACGCAATAACTAATCTCATACAAAGCTGTTTATTCCTTCAAATGAAAGGCATAGGATGGTTTCCATCGCGGGCCCACCGGGCCCCGAAGCCCATTACCGAAGGAGTAGATCATGAACAACACGACATTCAACAAGCTGCTTGCCACGCACGCCGGCTGGGGTCCGCTGGCCCTGCGCCTGGCTGCCGGCATCATTTTCGTCGCCCACGGTTCCCAGAAACTGTTCGGCTGGTTCGGCGGTAACGGCCTCGAAGGCACGGCCGGCTGGATGGCCTCGATCGGGCTCGAGCCCGGCCTGGCGATGGCCGTGCTGGCCGGCAGTGCCGAGTTCTTCGGCGGTCTGGCGCTGATCATCGGCCTGTTGGTCCGACCGGCTGCCGTGGCGCTGGCCATCACCATGCTGGTGGCGATCTTTGCCGTGCACTGGTCCAACGGCCTGTTCATGGCCAACAACGGCTACGAGTTTGCGCTGTCGCTGTTCGCTATCAGCGTGGCTCTGGTTTTCACCGGTGCCGGCAAGGCCTCGCTCGACGACTACATCAGCGGGTCTAACGAGATCTGATCGCTTGTTGCAACAGCCCGGGCTGATCCTCGGCCCGGGATTCATAGCGGAGATCGCATCATGAAACGCCTGCCCAGCCTGTTCATTTCCCACGGTGCGCCGGATTTCGCGCTGCAACCGGGCGTGATCGGCGAAAAGCTGGGCTCGCTCGGCAGGCAGTTGTCGCCGATCGAGGCGGTGGTGGTCGTCTCGCCCCACTGGATGACCGACAGCATCCGTGTAACAGCCAGCCCTCAGCCGGCCACCATTCATGACTTTCGCGGATTCGACCCGGCGCTCAAGGAGGTGGAATACCCGGCGCCGGGCCATCCTGATCTGGCCGCGCGGATTGTCGAGCGCTTGCAAAAGGCCGGCTGGTCAGCGCGAACCGACCCGGAACGCGGACTCGACCACGGCGCCTGGGTGCCGCTCACGCATCTGTTGCCGGACGCTTCGGTACCGGTCGTGCAGGTTTCCCTGCCGGCTGAACTGGATGGCGAGTCGGCTTTTTCGCTCGGCCGCGCCTTGTCGCCGCTGGCCGATGAAGGCGTTCTGGTGATCGGCTCGGGCAGCCTGACCCATAACCTCTACGAGGTGTTCCGGGGCACCGAGGATACCGAGTATGCCGAAGCCTTCGCAGGCTGGATTCGCCAGGCGGTCGAGGCAGGCGACACCGAGCGCCTCAAGTCGGCACTCGAGCTTGCGCCGCATGCCCGCCGCGCCCATCCGACGCCAGAGCACTACTGGCCGCTGGTGGTGGCCGCCGGCGCCGGCAGCGCACCGCCGGCCACCGTATTGGAAGGCGGCATGACCTACGAGGTGCTCTGCATGGACGCCTTCGTGTTCGGCCCCTTAAGCCGGTGAGGTATCGGCGGCGGTCGGGAAACGCCGGTAAGCCCAGAGAATGCCGGCGGTGGCGACCAGCAGCGGCAGGATGACCGAAGCCTCCAGTGATAGCCCGAAAGGCAGGCCGATGCGTACGATCGCCATGAACGCGATGGTGAAGGCCAGGATCATCCGCACCAGGTGTCGCCTGATCCAGTAGTTGGGTTGCTCGGGACGAACAGCGAGCATGTGCAGATCCTGAACCACCAGGAAACCGAACATCGCCGCCAACACGAGGGGGCCGATGAAGACCTGCTCCTGCAGCAGGCTGAAACGCACAAACTGGAAGGTCACGAACAACATCAGGATTGAAACCAGAACGACCAGTGCGATCGAACAGGCCTTGAACCCCCGCATGTCCCGGTTGATCGAAAGCAGGGCGGCGGGCACCAGGTAGAACTCGGCCGTGGCCAGCACGATGGCCAGGGGCAGGAACTCATGGAACATCATGATCAACGTGGTCAATGCGACCGGCAGCATGAGCCCGGCAAAAACCCATCCGCCCCGTCGGTGGATACGGGACCCCTTGGTCGAGACCAGGGCAACCAGTCCGCCGGCTATGGCTGTAAATCCCAGGCCGACGTGCGCCCAGCCATTGAAGTGGTAGATCAGCTCGTTCATCGAATTTCTCCCGTCGATCGACGCATCTGGCGGTTGTTCGGCTGCAATCGTGCGCGACGGCATGCAACGAACACCGCTTACTGAATCAATCGTATTTGGTGCAGAAACACTGCCACGACTGACGGTCGTGCATGCGCCAGTGCCCGGGCCGTCGCGATCGCCGGTCGCTTGACTGGGCCATTGGTTGGCCTCAAGTTGAATCGAATGAATCCATCGTCGCATTCACCACAACAAGCGCGAGACGGCCACTGGGTCTTCGGCTATGGCTCGCTGATCTACAAGGTCGATTTCCCGTATCGACAGCGGGAAGTGGCCAGCATCGAGGGCTATGCGCGGCGGTTCTGGCAGGGTTCGCACGACCACCGCGGCACGCCCGATGCACCGGGGCGTGTTCTGACCCTGGTGCCCGAGCCCGACCATGTCTGTCTCGGAATGGCCTATCTCGTGGATGGCGAGGTGTTCGCGCACCTCGACCATCGCGAGAAGAACGGCTATGAACGCCGGCAGGTTTCCATTCGACTGCGCGAATCCGATCTTAGCGTCGCAGGAACGGTCTATTTCGCCGGTCAGGACAACCCCGCCTGGCTGGGGCCGGCCGATGCGAGCGAAATCGCCCGGCATATCGGGCGTTCGCGCGGCCCGAGTGGCAGCAATCGTGACTACCTGCTGAAACTGGCCCGGGCCCTGCGCGAACTGGGCGCGGAGGATTCTCACGTCTTCGAGCTGGAACAGTATCTCCTCCAATCTGCCGGACATTGACCGCGTCGACGTCGTGTCCCGGGCAACTCGCGTATCATTCGCCGCATGCTTTTATTCATTGTCTTTGGCGGCCTGATCGGGCTTTTCGCCGGTGGCCTGATCGGCCTGTTTCTGGGTGCTGCGCTGGGCTACGGCGTCGGCGTTTTCATGCTGGGCGTTCTTCTGTCGCGAGGGCTGGGCGCGATTCAGCAGCAGTTCCTCGACTCGACCTTTGCCGTGATGGGTGCGCTGTGCAAGGCCGACGGAAAAGTCACGCGTGACGAAATCCGCGTCGCCGAGCAGTACTTCGAGCGCTTCGGGCTTTCGCAGGAACAGCGCCGGGGTGCCCGGGACTCCTTCAACCGCGGCAAGTCCGAAGACTTCGACCTCGACGGCGAGGTGACCCGCCTGCGCGGTGTGACGCGCGGCAACCAGCCCCTGCTTCAGCTCTTCTTGCAGGTTCAGCTCTCGGCAATCGCGGCCGACGGTGTTCTCGACGACGCCGAGCGCGACATGCTGATGCGCGTGGCCCGTGGACTCGGCTTGTCGGAGGCCGATGTCGCGCGCCTGGAAGCGATGCTGAGAGGCGGCGGTGGTGCCGGCCAGACCAGCGGCGGCAGTCTCGACGATGCCTATGCCGTGCTGGGCGTCGAATCGTCCGCCAGCGACGCCGAGGTCAAGAAGGCCTACCGCCGCTTGATGAGCAAGTACCACCCCGACAAGCTCGCCAGCAATGGCATGCCCGAGAACATGCGCTCGGTCGCCAAGGAACGGGTGCGCGAGATCCGCAATGCCTATGATCGGATCAAGAAGCAGCGCAATCGAGAGCAGGCGGCGTAGCGACGCCAGCACTGCGTAAGCTCGGCCCGCCCGCGTACAATTGATCAGGGCTTCCCTTGCGAGAATCGGTCATCCTGCTCCGACTGCTCATCACGCTGCTCGTCGCCTATGGCCTGCTGGTGCTGCTGGTTTACTTCATGCAGCCCCGGCTGCTGTTCCTGCCGAACGTTGCGGGGCGTGAGCTGGCTGCCACGCCTGCGCAGATGGGCCTGTCCTACCGCGATGTGACGCTGTCGACCGAAGATGGTGAAAGCCTGCATGCCTGGTGGCTACCGCACGAGAAGCCGCGCGCCACGCTGCTGTTCTTTCATGGCAATGCCGGCAACATTTCGCACCGGCTCGATAGCCTCGCGATCTTTCATGAGCTGGCGGTGTCGGTACTGATCCTTGACTATCGCGGCTACGGCCAGTCCAGCGGCAAGCCGACCGAGGCGGGCCTGGATCATGACGCACAAGCCGCCTGGCAATGGCTGACGGAAACCGAGGGCGTTCAACCACAGAACATCATTCTGTTCGGACGATCGCTGGGTGGCGCGGTGGCAAGCCGGCTTGCCGGTCGGGTTGAAGCCGCCGGACTGATCATCGAGTCCGCGTTTACCTCGGTCCCGGACCTCGGTGCCGAACTGTACTGGTGGCTGCCGGTGCGCCTGCTCTCGCGCCTGCAGTTCAATACTGCCGAGAGCCTTCGCCGTACTGACCTGCCGGTACTGATTGTCCACAGCAAGGACGACGAGATCATCCCCTTCGAACACGGCAAACGCCTGCACGAAATCGCCGGCGAGCGCGGAAGCCTGCTGGAAATCCAGGGCGGTCACAACACCGGCTTCCTGGAATCGCGACAGCGTTACCGCGAAGGCCTGGATCGGTTCGTCACCAAAGTGGAAGATTGAATGACACGAGCAGGCCGAATTGCCTTTTGACCCCTGATCTGTATGATGCCAGTTGCACCTCGGGCGTGCCGTGGAAGGGGACTTGAAGCGGCGGCTTAACTCGGCACAGCTTTAATCGCATCTTATCTTTATGAGCTTCTGGAAAGAACTACAGCGCCGCAATGTATTTCGGGTGGCAGCGGCGTATGTCGTCGTCGCCTGGTTGCTCATCCAGGTAGCCGAGACGATCCTGCCGATCTTCGAGGTGCCGGATGTCTTCCTGCGAGGCGTGATCCTGGTGCTGGTCCTCGGCTTTCCGCTGGCATTGTTCTTTGCCTGGGCTTTCGAACTCACGCCCGACGGCGTCAAGCGGGAAAAGGAAATCGATCGCGAACACTCGGCGGCGCCGAGAACCGGGCGAAGGCTTGACCGGGTCATCATCGTGGTGCTTCTGCTGGCGGTGGGTTATTTCGTGGCTGACAAGTATCTGTTGACGGCTGACCAGGCGTCACAGGCCCCGGAAACCGCCGGGGAGATAGATGAATCCGAGCCTGTCGCCGGAGACGCAGATGATTCCCGGGGCGAGAATTCCCTGGCCGTTCTGGCCTTCGACGACATGTCGCCGGACAACGACCAGGAGTACCTGGCCGACGGCATCGCCGAGGAACTGCTCAACCTGCTGGCCCGCATTCCGGACCTGAGGCTGATTTCCCGCTCCTCGTCATTCGCCTACAAGGGTCGCGACGTCTCGATCCGGAGAATGGCCGAGGAACTCGGCGTGGCCTACATCCTGGAAGGCTCGGTGCGCAAGGCCGGGAACCAGGTGCGCATCACGGCGCAGTTGATCGACGCCCGGGAAGACTCGCACGTGTGGTCACACACCTACGACCGCACCCTCGAGGACATCTTCGCCATCCAGGACGAGATTGCCGCCGCGGTCGTCGATGAGCTCAAGGTCACGCTGCTGGGCGATACGCCCACGGTCGTTCCGGTCGATCCGGAAGTCTACGAGCTGGTCCTCAAGGGCAGGCATTTTGCGAACATGAGCACGCCGGAGTCGTTCGAGCAGGCCAGGGAGTATTTCGAGGCTGCCCTCGAGATCGATCCCGACAACGCCGAGGCGCAAATCGGCCTGGCCGTGATTCTCATCAATGAAACGGGTTTCGGCGTCAGGTCCCGGGAGGCGGCGCTGCCCCAGGTGCAGGCGCGGTTGGAGAACGTGCTGAGCGCTCATCCGGATCATGCGAAGGCGAACAGCATGATGGGCTGGAAGTCGATGCAGTTCGAGAACGACTGGTCGGGCGCGGCAGCGTATTTCGAACGTTCGCTGGAAGAAGCGCCGACCGACATGAACCTGGTGTCCAACGCGCTGGTGTTGCTGTATGCACTGGCGCGGCTGGAGGAGGCGAGTGCGCTCTACCAGACCGTGATCGAGCGTGATCCGCTCAACCACCACGCACGGTCCAACCTGGCCAGGATCCAGCTGGATGCCGGTCACCTCGACAAGGCCTTGGTGTCCGTGCAGGAGGCGCTTCGTCTGAGTCCCAACGCTTATGGCTCGAATGCGCTGCTGGGCCGTATCTATCTTCAGCGGAGTGATCCCGAGCGGGCCGCCGAGGCCTTTCGGTTAGAGGTTTCCCACGTCGATGGGGAGTTGGGGCTGGCGATGGCCGCCCTTGATCTGGAGCCTCGCGAGGTATTCGAGCGCCGACGCGACGAATGGCTCGATCAATGGGCTGAGGACTATCCCTTCAAGGCGGCCATGCTCTCGGGCTACGCCGGGGAAGTCGACCGGGCGTTCGAGTGGCTAGAAGGGATCGCCCGCGGCGGCCTCAGCGACTCGTTCTGGAAACCCGAGTTCGATTCGCTTCGTGACGACCCGCGCTGGGATGCGCTACTCGAGCGCCACGGACTTGCACCCGAGCAGCGCGAGGCGATTCAGTTCGAGATCGAGATTCCCGGTCCGGACGCCTGAACCTGGCTTCCAGACTATCCACCGGTCTCGTTCGACATGAAGATCTCGTAATCGTCCGGGTGGCCCATGTAGTTGTCGAGGTTGACGGGCGAGAGCGGATCGGCCGCCAGTGCTGCTTCAACGACACGCCGGTTGAACGGTGAGGTGGCCTTGCGGGCCAGGTATTCGTCGACCGGCATCCACAGGGCCTTTTCCAGTTCGTCACCGTCGAGGCGAATGTCGAAATCAAGCGGTTTCAGCCGGCACACGGCGTAGATGTTGGAAGCACCGAACTGGCCGCGGTGGTGATGGCGCATGCCGACCAGTCCGTGGAACTCGGTCCGAATCCCGGTTTCCTCGAACACTTCGCGAATGGCCGCATCGGCCAGGTGCTCGCCCCGTTCGAGCATGCCGCCGGGCAGCTTGAGGTGCTCGGGCCGGTCAACGCGGTCGCGTTTCTCCAGCACGACCAGAATGTGATTGTCATCGGACAGCACCAGACCGCCGGCGCCGATGCTGTGGGTGCAGGCCTCCGGAATGTAGGCGGCCTCGACCAGGCGCTGGACCAGCATCAGGGTTTCGTTGCGGCAGTGGTGCAGGGTGAAGCCAAGGTCCAGGGCCTCGGGCAGCAGCTCGCCCCGGCGAGCCGGTATCTCGAGCCAGGCCAGCTTGAGTCCCTCCCGCGTCCACGCTGCCAGCGCAGTTGCGATCGCATCGCGAAACGCGGCGGCTTCCGATGGTAGTTCGCTGCCGGCGATAAAGACACCGCCATATCGGTTTCTCAGTCCCTGAAGCATGGCCTCGATCTCGCCTGAGCGCTACAGCAGGATTAACGTTGCCAGGCCCAGGAAGGCGAAGAAGCCGACCACGTCGGTCACCGTCGTGACGAAGGGACCGGAGGCCAGGGCCGGGTCGATGTTTAAACGCTCGAGCACGATCGGAATGACGATGCCGCCGAGGGCTGCGCCCACCAGCGTGAATGCCATGGCCAGCGCAATCACGGCGCCGAGCATGGGGATGCCGAACCATAAGCCGGCCACCAGGGCCATGACGATACCGAAACCGATGCCGTTGATGGCGCCCACCTTGATTTCGCGCCAGCTGACGCGAAGCGCATTGCGCCGCGTCAGTTCGCGCGTGGCGATGGCGCGCACGGCCACGGTCATGGTCTGCGTACCGGCGTTGCCACCCATCGAAGCGACGATCGGCATCAGTACGGCCAGGGCCACCATCTGGTCGATGGTGTCGGCATAGAAGCCGATAACGACCGAGGCAAGAATCGCCGTGACCAGGTTGACCATCAGCCAAACCGCCCGGGCACGCGTGGTCTGCCAGACGGTATCGGCCAGGCTGGAATCTTCGTCGACGCCGGCCAGGCGCAGGATGTCCTCCTCGTGCTCCTCGTCGAGTACGGCCATGGCATCGTCGATCGTGATCATGCCGGCCAGGCGACCGTGCTCGTCGACCACTGGTGCGGAAATCATGTGGTAGTGATTGAACAGGTAGGCGACATCGGCCTCTTCATCGGTGACGCTAATCGTTCGGAAACTGGGTTCAATGATTTCGGTCAGCAGTACGTGTCGCCGGGAGGACAGCAAGCGGCCCAGGGTGATGTAGCCCACCGGTTTCATCGCTGGCGAGACCAGGATGACGTGGTAGAACTGGCCCGGCAGGGATTCGTCGTTGCGGATGTAGTCGATGGCCTGGCCGACGCTCCAGTCTTCCGGAACCGCGACCAGTTCGCGCTGCATCAGGCGGCCGGCGGAGTACTCCGGGTAGGACAGGGCGCCTTCGACGCCGATGCGGTCCTTGATCTCGAGCGCTTCGAGCAGGCGTGCCTGCTGTTCTTCTTCCAGGTCTTCGACCAGGTCGACGACATCGTCGGAATCGAGGTCGCGGATGGCTTCGGCCACGACTTCCGGCGGCATGGCTTCGAGTAGCGGTTCGCGTACGGATTCGTCGAGTTCCGACAGGACTTCGCCGTCGATGTCGTCGCCCCACAACTCGACCAGCGCCATGCGCTCGGGCTGGCTGATCTGCTCGATCAGGTCGGCGACGTCGGCGGCGTGCAGGGGCTCGAGCAGTTCATTGAGCTGATCGGAGTCCTGGGCTTCGACGGCATCGATGACAGACTGGATATGCGCCTGTTCCAGGCCCTCTGAGATGTCTTCCTTCTCCGGCGGTGTCTCTTGCTGCACGGGAATTCTCCTCGGTGGATCCTCTGGCTGGTGGCGGTTCATTCAGATCGATGATCCGCCTGCCTTGCTCCTGAATTATTGCAGGTCTGCGTCCGGGGCAGGATAAATCGAATACAAAGTATCGCGCTCGCATCGGTAAACTGGCGCCATGGCCGATACCCGACTCGTTCTCGATTACCCGCCCCTGAGCCGCCACCGCCAGGAGCTGCAGGAGCAGCGGCGCCTGCGCCGGCGCCGTCTGGCGATCGCCGTGCCGGTGGCCATCCTGGTCGTGCTGGCGGCAGCCCGCCTGAGCCTGCCGCTGGCCGTCATGCTCGGCGGCATCGGCGCGCTGGTGCTCTTCTTTATGGCCCTGCCGGGCACGAGTTCGGTCGATGCGGGGCAGTTGGCCGGAGTAGAGGGGGAGGTGAACGTACTCCAGAGGCTGGCGCAGCTGCCCGCGGATTTCCTGCTGCTCAACCGCGTTCGCCTGCCCGACGAAACGCTGACCAACGGCGAGCGCGAGCTCGATTTCGTCGTCGCCGGGCCGACCGGCTTGTGGGTGATCGAGGTCAAGAACACGCCGGGCCATGTTCGCGTGCGACCGCAGGAAAAGCACTGGCCGCTGGCCCGGCGCGCTGGCTGCGGCAGCCGGCCGAGCTGGAACGCCATGGCCAACCCGATCCCGCAGGTGCGTGAGCAGGTGGGGGCGCTGGAACGCTGGTTGTTGCAGCGGGGTGTGACCGAGCGGGCCATGCCGATGGTGGTGCTGGCGCATCCGGAAGTGGCGCTCAGCGATGCCGATCAGGCCGATGTGCCGGTCCTGGTTCGCGACCAGGTGGCGCCGTATCTGGCCAACGCCGCCCGGGCTCCCGTCGATGCCTCCACGATTGCGGTGCTTGAGCGGCTCAGGGGCTGAGCAGGTGCGGAGTTCGGGTTAGACTGCCGGTCCGGTCCCGTCCAAGGAGTCTCGAACGATGTTTCAGTTCAATCATTTCAACCGCGCGTTTCTCTCGATGATCCTGTTGCTTGCGGTCGGAATGAGCGTGGCCGCTGCCGAAGATCAGCGCTTGCGCTCCGAGGACTTGTTCGACCTGCAATACGCCAGCGAGGTGCAGATTTCCCCCGACGGCGAGCAGGTGGTCTACGTGCGTGCCATCAACGACATCATGAACGATTCGACTCGCTCGAATCTGTGGATGGTCGACCGCGACGGCGGTGATCACCGACCGCTGCTGTCCGGGCGCGACAGTTATTCGTCCCCGCGTTTCTCGCCTTCGGGCGATCGCCTGGCCTATGTGGCCGATGACGGCAAGGGCAAGACCCAGCTCTTCGTGCGCTGGATGGACAGCGGCGACACGGCCATGGTGACCAACCTGGTCGAATCTCCTTCATCGATCGCCTGGTCGCCGGATGGCAAGTCCATCGCCTTCACCATGCGTGTGCCGGCCGAGAAGCCCTCGCTGGCCGAGGCGCCCAAGAAGCCCGAAGGCGCCGAGTGGGCGCCCGATCCGGTGTTGATCGACAGCGTCGTCTATCGCTTCGACGGGCGCGGCTACATCGACCCGGGGTTCAGCCACATCTTCGTGGTGAGTGCCGACGGCGGTGCGGCGCGGCAGCTCACCACGGGTGATTTCGATCACGGTGGTGCCCTGGCCTGGATGCCCGATGGCAGCGGCCTCGTGTTCTCGGCCA
This portion of the Wenzhouxiangella sp. XN201 genome encodes:
- a CDS encoding alpha/beta hydrolase; this translates as MSDSRSKAVRKRALGVFQLFAGLVLLAGAAQAGSDWPRVVYSEDGTPISYEVHGSGEPTLVFVHGWSCDLRYWRAQVRHFSRNHKVVTVDLAGHGHSGLQRESYSMSAFGEDVRAVIEAVGSDDVVLIGHSMGGPVVAETAQLLPDRVRGLIGVDTFQNLEEEVTQEGMDEWLAPFKSDFRERASQFVASMFVPETDESLRDWVIADMSAAPPDVAMSAMEHLLKDTMTGEARQVFDGLEIPVVTINADLWPTNVEANRRHMHSFDAVLMQGTDHFLHMARPEAFNTQLAEVIAQLTNSDSPRND
- the mgtE gene encoding magnesium transporter; its protein translation is MQQETPPEKEDISEGLEQAHIQSVIDAVEAQDSDQLNELLEPLHAADVADLIEQISQPERMALVELWGDDIDGEVLSELDESVREPLLEAMPPEVVAEAIRDLDSDDVVDLVEDLEEEQQARLLEALEIKDRIGVEGALSYPEYSAGRLMQRELVAVPEDWSVGQAIDYIRNDESLPGQFYHVILVSPAMKPVGYITLGRLLSSRRHVLLTEIIEPSFRTISVTDEEADVAYLFNHYHMISAPVVDEHGRLAGMITIDDAMAVLDEEHEEDILRLAGVDEDSSLADTVWQTTRARAVWLMVNLVTAILASVVIGFYADTIDQMVALAVLMPIVASMGGNAGTQTMTVAVRAIATRELTRRNALRVSWREIKVGAINGIGFGIVMALVAGLWFGIPMLGAVIALAMAFTLVGAALGGIVIPIVLERLNIDPALASGPFVTTVTDVVGFFAFLGLATLILL
- a CDS encoding tetratricopeptide repeat protein, whose amino-acid sequence is MSFWKELQRRNVFRVAAAYVVVAWLLIQVAETILPIFEVPDVFLRGVILVLVLGFPLALFFAWAFELTPDGVKREKEIDREHSAAPRTGRRLDRVIIVVLLLAVGYFVADKYLLTADQASQAPETAGEIDESEPVAGDADDSRGENSLAVLAFDDMSPDNDQEYLADGIAEELLNLLARIPDLRLISRSSSFAYKGRDVSIRRMAEELGVAYILEGSVRKAGNQVRITAQLIDAREDSHVWSHTYDRTLEDIFAIQDEIAAAVVDELKVTLLGDTPTVVPVDPEVYELVLKGRHFANMSTPESFEQAREYFEAALEIDPDNAEAQIGLAVILINETGFGVRSREAALPQVQARLENVLSAHPDHAKANSMMGWKSMQFENDWSGAAAYFERSLEEAPTDMNLVSNALVLLYALARLEEASALYQTVIERDPLNHHARSNLARIQLDAGHLDKALVSVQEALRLSPNAYGSNALLGRIYLQRSDPERAAEAFRLEVSHVDGELGLAMAALDLEPREVFERRRDEWLDQWAEDYPFKAAMLSGYAGEVDRAFEWLEGIARGGLSDSFWKPEFDSLRDDPRWDALLERHGLAPEQREAIQFEIEIPGPDA
- a CDS encoding NUDIX domain-containing protein, with translation MLQGLRNRYGGVFIAGSELPSEAAAFRDAIATALAAWTREGLKLAWLEIPARRGELLPEALDLGFTLHHCRNETLMLVQRLVEAAYIPEACTHSIGAGGLVLSDDNHILVVLEKRDRVDRPEHLKLPGGMLERGEHLADAAIREVFEETGIRTEFHGLVGMRHHHRGQFGASNIYAVCRLKPLDFDIRLDGDELEKALWMPVDEYLARKATSPFNRRVVEAALAADPLSPVNLDNYMGHPDDYEIFMSNETGG
- the djlA gene encoding co-chaperone DjlA gives rise to the protein MLLFIVFGGLIGLFAGGLIGLFLGAALGYGVGVFMLGVLLSRGLGAIQQQFLDSTFAVMGALCKADGKVTRDEIRVAEQYFERFGLSQEQRRGARDSFNRGKSEDFDLDGEVTRLRGVTRGNQPLLQLFLQVQLSAIAADGVLDDAERDMLMRVARGLGLSEADVARLEAMLRGGGGAGQTSGGSLDDAYAVLGVESSASDAEVKKAYRRLMSKYHPDKLASNGMPENMRSVAKERVREIRNAYDRIKKQRNREQAA
- a CDS encoding LysR family transcriptional regulator, encoding MDRFQEMQVFSAVVDAGSFVGAAEALNLSSAAVSRQLAALESRLGVRLLNRTTRRLSLTEDGEVFLERARQLLEELSDAEAEITERSAEAIGRLRINAPVSFGVQHLAGLWGDFLERHPRLKLDITLSDRSVDLVEEGYDLAIRIGRLPDSTLIARELSTTRMVLCTSPEYLANNGTPQHPRELADHAVWSYSYFALGDEWRFTGPEGEVSVRLRPVLHSNNGDTCRTGALQHRCIILQPSFLVGADLEAGLLVELLPDYHAGELGIHALYPSRRHVTPKLRLMIDYLAEALTPN
- a CDS encoding alpha/beta hydrolase → MRESVILLRLLITLLVAYGLLVLLVYFMQPRLLFLPNVAGRELAATPAQMGLSYRDVTLSTEDGESLHAWWLPHEKPRATLLFFHGNAGNISHRLDSLAIFHELAVSVLILDYRGYGQSSGKPTEAGLDHDAQAAWQWLTETEGVQPQNIILFGRSLGGAVASRLAGRVEAAGLIIESAFTSVPDLGAELYWWLPVRLLSRLQFNTAESLRRTDLPVLIVHSKDDEIIPFEHGKRLHEIAGERGSLLEIQGGHNTGFLESRQRYREGLDRFVTKVED
- a CDS encoding DoxX family protein gives rise to the protein MNNTTFNKLLATHAGWGPLALRLAAGIIFVAHGSQKLFGWFGGNGLEGTAGWMASIGLEPGLAMAVLAGSAEFFGGLALIIGLLVRPAAVALAITMLVAIFAVHWSNGLFMANNGYEFALSLFAISVALVFTGAGKASLDDYISGSNEI
- a CDS encoding gamma-glutamylcyclotransferase, translating into MNPSSHSPQQARDGHWVFGYGSLIYKVDFPYRQREVASIEGYARRFWQGSHDHRGTPDAPGRVLTLVPEPDHVCLGMAYLVDGEVFAHLDHREKNGYERRQVSIRLRESDLSVAGTVYFAGQDNPAWLGPADASEIARHIGRSRGPSGSNRDYLLKLARALRELGAEDSHVFELEQYLLQSAGH
- a CDS encoding class III extradiol ring-cleavage dioxygenase → MKRLPSLFISHGAPDFALQPGVIGEKLGSLGRQLSPIEAVVVVSPHWMTDSIRVTASPQPATIHDFRGFDPALKEVEYPAPGHPDLAARIVERLQKAGWSARTDPERGLDHGAWVPLTHLLPDASVPVVQVSLPAELDGESAFSLGRALSPLADEGVLVIGSGSLTHNLYEVFRGTEDTEYAEAFAGWIRQAVEAGDTERLKSALELAPHARRAHPTPEHYWPLVVAAGAGSAPPATVLEGGMTYEVLCMDAFVFGPLSR